ATTTTTTCTAATAAATTTTTATCCGTGTCAATCCGTCTCATCCGTGTAATCCGTGTGCTATTATTGGTAATCTTTGTGTCTTTGTGCCTTAAGGGCTGAATAGTTACAAAAATTCCCCCTCAACTTTCATTGCCCCCTGAACGGTTACCTTTAATCTTGAGGGCGGCCCCATCCTTAAGGTCTAAAGGAGGATTCAGGACAACCTTCTCGCCCTCTTTTACCCCTGACAGGACTTCAGCTTCATTTGGATTCTTGAGCCCTAAGACCACCTGACGTTTCTCGGCCTTATTATCTTTGATTACAAAAAGATAGGTCTCATCATCAATATCGACTATTGCCTCATAGGGAACCTTCAAGACATCCCTCTTCTGACTTGAGATGATACTGACATCGGCCAACATCTCACTCCTTATATTAATATCCGTTGACTCAAGTGAAATAGTGACCTCAAAGACATTTAGTTTTTCCTTCAGAACCGGCGACGGAGCAATCTTTGTTATCCTTCCAGAGACGGTTTGTCCCGGAAAGGCATCAAGCACGATAGAGGCCTTCATCCCAGGAGATACCTTGCTGATATCAACCTCATCCAAATTGGTTTTGGCCACAAAGGAGCTGCTGGCGACAACCACACAAAGCAATTGTCCGGTAGGAACCCAGGCGCCTTCTTTGACTGTCTTCTGAGTAATAATTCCTGAAATAGGGGAGGAGACTTTCGTCCATTCGAGTTGTTGGTTTATGGCAGAAAGGGCCGCCCCAGCGCCTTCTATCTGGGCAGAGATAGTCTCCATCTCTTCTTTCTGTTGTTGGCGCTGCTCTTCCAACTGGCTTGAAACCAGTTCCAGTTCCAGTTTTGCCCTCTTGTAGTCTACTTCTATCTGCCTAAATTCGTTTTCTGAAAGAGCCTCAAGTTTCAGCAGCCCTTTCCTGGAGAGAAAGCTCCTTTCTGCTTCCTCAAATATAATCCTGGCCTCTTCGGCCCTCTTCTCCTGCTCTTTAATCCCAAACCCCCGCTCAAGGAATCTGAGCCTGTTCCGGTAGGTGACTAAATTCGATTCCTCCTGCTTTTTTCTGGCTAAAAGCTCTTTGCTGTCAAAGGCAGCAAACACTTCTCCTTTACTTACCTTCTCTCCCTCTTCTAAGATGGAGGTGATCACCCCTGATATCCTGGCATAAATCTCATGTCTCTCCTTGGCTTCAATCCTTCCTCTGGCCGTCACCTTAAGTACCAGTTCGCCTCTGGTTACTTCGCCCTTGACTACTTCAACGCTGTCTTTTCCTTTTACTTTCAGAAAGACCAGGTAGCCGATGCCTACCACCATAATTAAGATTAATCCTGAAACAATCCACTTTTTCACCTGGAATCCCTCTCTCGAGGCTCGATCCTCGATGCTCGAGGCTCGAGCTTCGAGCTTCGAGCTTCGAGCTTCGAGCTTCGAGCTTCGAGCAGGGATTCCATTACGACTGCTCCTATAAGGAGATATTTCTTCTTGGGCTCTACAATCGCTTCAAACCACCCTTTTCTACCGCAGATTTCTACTTCAGCCAAGCCGACTACATCCCTTTCCGCCGTATCTTCATTGGTATACTTTACCGTCTGTCTTCTTATAAATGGAAATTCAAAATCCTTTACCATTTCTTCTGGAAGAACAAGCAGTGTGGCTTCTGTGTCAATCTTTGCCTCCATCTCTATGGATTCCTTATCTTTTAAAGGATTTCTAACCTTAATGGTGGTATATGCTATCCCCATCCTCAATGCCTCCCCTCTTGTAACTATTCAGGTAGATAGACTGAAGGCTGAAGACTGAAGGCTGACGTTCAATCATCTACTCACCGCATTTGTCCCTAAAAGCCTTCAGCCTATCCACCTGAGTAGTTACTCTCTTTTTTAATAGAGGCTGAATAATTACTAATACTCGATGTTCAAGGTTTTCTTATAAACCGCTAAAGCGGTTGCTTTGGTTTATTAGTGTCCCCCGATTCACCCCGATAAATCGGGGTGCTATTCTCATGCTTACTTGAGTTTAGCACCCTGATTTATCAGGGTGTTACGGATAGGATAACATCCAGAATCATAACCGCTTTAGCGGTTTCAACCCCTGAAAGTCTGATGGCGCAGGTCGAAAAAACTTGAACATCGAGTAATAATATTATCATAGCCGGAAGTCTCTTGTCAAGGATAGAAGAAATAGATGTAGCTACATGCCCCAAACAAGAGCGGTCCTCCCGGACGGTAATACAGCCTTATCCCGATATATCTTCTCCTCCCACGTTCGTCCTGGGCGACGATCAAACAGCAGCAAGTGACCTTCCTCTGCTCGGCTGGTGTCCATATACCCGTCTAATTGGGCCAAACCTTCCTCCTTTGTCTGCTCCCCGCGTCGAACCTTCAACTCTAAGGCATACCGATGTCCTTTCCAGACTACTAAAATATCCATCCGCTTTCGGCCTAATCCATACCCCCGAAAGATCTGCCCGCCCGTGTTAACGATCCGCTGCAAGAAGGCCATCAACAGCAAATGAGGTCCGGCTTCCTTGTAGGCAAATCGCTCCAGCCACGCCTGGCTGTGCTCGCGAAAAAAGGCCTGAAAGGCTTCCAACAATCTCGACATATCCAACGAACCATCCTTACGGACATACCAGGCGGGATCCTGGGCCATCATCTGCTGCGTAGACCAGACCATTTCCCGGGGGACCACCTCGCCATAAAGGGGGTTGGCGATCTCGATCTGGTGGCCAACCGCCTTGATCAACCCCAGATCACGGACATAGAGAATGTCATCTATGGGCAAATGCTCCGGGGCGTCATCTCCTGTCAACAGCGGTTCAATCACTTGCCGCACCCGTTTCTCTTCCAGGCGATCGATCAGCACATCCAGGTGGGTGTCTCGACGTTGGATGAGGGTCTCTTTGGCGGCCTCGATATGATCTGCGGTAATGGAGACGGCCCGATCCTTAACGTCTCGAAAGGCCGCCTGATAAGCCAGGGCGTTTACCAGCCACGGTTGACCTTGAGTCCAGTAGAAGGCCCGCTCTATGGCTTCAGGCGTGAAGACCTGCCCTGTTTCCTCAGTATGTTGTCTGTAAAGGGCGGCTACTTCATCATAGGAGAAATCCTGTAATCGGATGGATTCCGCTTTGATGTTGAAGGCGCTTCCCCCCAGCACTACCGCATTTTCTACACTGCTGAAGATGCGATAGTCGCGGACATCCCTTACCCCCACCAACCCAATGGATTGCGGGAACCCATCCGGTCGCCTGAGGTATCCGGAACGCAACTGCCGCAGGACGGAAAGTAAGGTGTCACCTACCAGGGAA
The bacterium genome window above contains:
- a CDS encoding efflux RND transporter periplasmic adaptor subunit gives rise to the protein MKKWIVSGLILIMVVGIGYLVFLKVKGKDSVEVVKGEVTRGELVLKVTARGRIEAKERHEIYARISGVITSILEEGEKVSKGEVFAAFDSKELLARKKQEESNLVTYRNRLRFLERGFGIKEQEKRAEEARIIFEEAERSFLSRKGLLKLEALSENEFRQIEVDYKRAKLELELVSSQLEEQRQQQKEEMETISAQIEGAGAALSAINQQLEWTKVSSPISGIITQKTVKEGAWVPTGQLLCVVVASSSFVAKTNLDEVDISKVSPGMKASIVLDAFPGQTVSGRITKIAPSPVLKEKLNVFEVTISLESTDINIRSEMLADVSIISSQKRDVLKVPYEAIVDIDDETYLFVIKDNKAEKRQVVLGLKNPNEAEVLSGVKEGEKVVLNPPLDLKDGAALKIKGNRSGGNES
- a CDS encoding AAA family ATPase encodes the protein MRFFNTAGPVNPRDHYTLPFRIDREEIYSLIRQKKYFMLHAPRQTGKTTGLLELVNWINQEEERYKALYVNVETAQAAREKVEAGIEAILREFQSGVRWFLGKDASFPNVDELLRKGAYKALSALLEGWAEASHQQDGRHLVIFIDEIDSLVGDTLLSVLRQLRSGYLRRPDGFPQSIGLVGVRDVRDYRIFSSVENAVVLGGSAFNIKAESIRLQDFSYDEVAALYRQHTEETGQVFTPEAIERAFYWTQGQPWLVNALAYQAAFRDVKDRAVSITADHIEAAKETLIQRRDTHLDVLIDRLEEKRVRQVIEPLLTGDDAPEHLPIDDILYVRDLGLIKAVGHQIEIANPLYGEVVPREMVWSTQQMMAQDPAWYVRKDGSLDMSRLLEAFQAFFREHSQAWLERFAYKEAGPHLLLMAFLQRIVNTGGQIFRGYGLGRKRMDILVVWKGHRYALELKVRRGEQTKEEGLAQLDGYMDTSRAEEGHLLLFDRRPGRTWEEKIYRDKAVLPSGRTALVWGM